In Streptomyces sclerotialus, one genomic interval encodes:
- a CDS encoding amidohydrolase: protein MSRGPEADASPARGTLPGALTEELRTELIAFRRDLHMHPELGNQEFRTTAALKARLEKAGLTPRVLDTGTGLICDIGRDPGTTPDAARPMLALRADIDALPIPDTKTVDYRSTVPDRAHACGHDVHTTVVLGAGLVLADLAAQGLLPGPVRLLFQPAEEVLPGGATDAIDSGALEGVGRILAVHCDPKVEVGRIGLRTGAITSACDRLEVALEGPGGHTARPHLTTDLVTAAARVAVDVPALIARRVDARAGLAVTWGRLETGHACNVIPQRAELSGTVRCLDLEAWRQAPDLVYAAIDEVATLHRAKSQITYVRGVPPVVNEPLTTQLLQNAMAARRGPEAIEDTEQSLGGEDFSWYLEKVPGAMARLGVKPVGDPVGRDLHQGDFDVDEEAVRVGVELFTAAALLDRNAL, encoded by the coding sequence ATGTCCCGCGGACCCGAAGCCGATGCCAGCCCCGCACGGGGAACCCTGCCCGGAGCGCTCACCGAGGAGTTGCGCACCGAACTCATCGCCTTCCGGCGGGACTTGCACATGCACCCGGAGCTCGGCAACCAGGAGTTCCGTACCACGGCAGCGCTCAAGGCGCGCCTGGAGAAGGCCGGTCTGACTCCGCGCGTACTGGACACCGGTACCGGTCTGATCTGCGACATCGGCAGGGACCCTGGTACGACGCCGGACGCGGCGCGGCCCATGCTCGCGCTGCGGGCCGACATCGACGCGCTGCCCATCCCGGACACCAAGACCGTCGACTACCGCTCGACGGTGCCCGACCGTGCCCACGCCTGCGGCCACGACGTGCACACCACCGTCGTACTCGGCGCGGGGCTGGTGCTCGCCGACCTCGCGGCGCAGGGCCTGCTGCCGGGCCCGGTGCGGCTGCTGTTCCAGCCCGCCGAGGAGGTGCTGCCCGGCGGCGCCACCGACGCGATCGACTCCGGCGCGCTGGAGGGCGTCGGCCGGATCCTCGCCGTGCACTGCGACCCCAAGGTCGAGGTGGGCCGGATCGGGCTGCGGACCGGCGCGATCACCTCCGCCTGCGACCGGCTGGAGGTCGCGCTGGAGGGCCCCGGCGGCCACACGGCGCGGCCGCACCTCACCACCGACCTGGTCACCGCAGCGGCGCGGGTCGCGGTCGACGTACCCGCGCTGATCGCCCGCCGGGTCGACGCCCGGGCCGGCCTCGCCGTGACCTGGGGCCGCCTGGAGACCGGCCACGCGTGCAACGTCATCCCGCAGCGCGCCGAGCTCTCCGGCACGGTCCGCTGCCTGGACCTGGAGGCCTGGCGGCAGGCCCCGGACCTGGTGTACGCCGCGATCGACGAGGTCGCCACCCTGCACCGCGCCAAGTCCCAGATCACGTACGTACGCGGGGTGCCGCCGGTGGTCAACGAGCCGCTCACCACCCAGCTGCTGCAGAACGCCATGGCCGCCCGCCGCGGCCCGGAGGCGATCGAGGACACCGAGCAGTCCCTCGGCGGCGAGGACTTCTCCTGGTACCTGGAGAAGGTGCCCGGCGCGATGGCGCGGCTGGGGGTGAAGCCGGTCGGCGACCCGGTCGGACGCGACCTGCACCAGGGCGACTTCGACGTCGACGAGGAGGCCGTCCGGGTGGGCGTGGAGCTGTTCACAGCCGCCGCGTTGCTCGACCGCAACGCGCTGTAA
- a CDS encoding BMP family lipoprotein translates to MRRVTKIASAGIASAALALSLTACGESSTEAAGKDKGVGLAFDVGGRDDHSFNEAAARGTDKAEKELGVKSKLMTAKNGETEADREQRLTSLAEAGFNPVIGVGFNYGNSVNKVAKEFPKTTFAVVDATSSAKNVYGINFSENEGSYLAGVAAALKTESKKVGFIGGVNNALIQKFQAGFEKGVKDTDPKVKVTAQYLYANDDKGFNDPAAAKGKAKGMLDNGNDVIYTAAGQSGAGSIEVVAGKKGAWAIGVDSDQYAQPGLAKYKDHILTSVVKNVDVAVYDVIKSVKDGKPLSGTVHLTLKQDGVKLATSGGYIDDIQDELDAAKKKIVDGDVKIPETPAK, encoded by the coding sequence GTGCGCCGGGTAACCAAGATCGCTTCCGCGGGTATAGCCTCCGCGGCCCTCGCTCTCTCGCTGACCGCATGCGGTGAATCCTCCACGGAGGCCGCGGGCAAGGACAAGGGTGTCGGCCTCGCTTTCGATGTCGGCGGCCGGGACGACCACTCGTTCAACGAGGCGGCGGCCCGCGGCACCGACAAGGCCGAAAAGGAGCTGGGCGTGAAGTCCAAGCTCATGACCGCCAAGAACGGCGAGACGGAGGCCGACCGCGAGCAGCGGCTCACCTCCCTCGCCGAGGCCGGCTTCAACCCCGTCATCGGCGTCGGCTTCAATTACGGCAACTCCGTCAACAAGGTCGCCAAGGAGTTCCCCAAGACCACCTTCGCGGTGGTGGACGCCACCTCCAGCGCCAAGAACGTCTACGGCATCAACTTCTCCGAGAACGAGGGCTCCTACCTCGCCGGCGTGGCCGCCGCGCTGAAGACCGAGTCCAAGAAGGTCGGCTTCATCGGCGGCGTGAACAACGCGCTGATCCAGAAGTTCCAGGCCGGCTTCGAGAAGGGCGTCAAGGACACCGACCCCAAGGTCAAGGTCACGGCGCAGTACCTCTACGCCAACGACGACAAGGGCTTCAACGACCCGGCCGCCGCCAAGGGCAAGGCCAAGGGCATGCTCGACAACGGCAACGACGTCATCTACACCGCCGCCGGCCAGTCCGGCGCCGGTTCGATCGAGGTGGTCGCCGGCAAGAAGGGCGCCTGGGCCATCGGCGTGGACTCCGACCAGTACGCACAGCCCGGCCTGGCCAAGTACAAGGACCACATCCTCACCTCCGTCGTGAAGAACGTCGACGTGGCGGTCTACGACGTGATCAAGAGCGTCAAGGACGGCAAGCCGCTGTCCGGCACCGTCCACCTCACGCTCAAGCAGGACGGCGTCAAGCTCGCCACCTCCGGCGGTTACATCGACGACATCCAGGACGAGCTCGACGCGGCGAAGAAGAAGATCGTCGACGGGGACGTCAAGATCCCCGAGACGCCCGCCAAGTAA
- a CDS encoding ABC transporter ATP-binding protein — MTASSSPPAGRAPAAAPAVELRGITKRFPGVVANHDIDITVRRGSVHALVGENGAGKSTLMKILYGMQKPDEGTIAIDGEQVSFATPADAIARGIGMVHQHFMLADNLTVLENIVLGAEKLHGIGAAARAAVLAVSDRYGLNVRPDVLVEDLGVADRQRVEILKVLYRGARTLILDEPTAVLVPQEVDALFDNLRELKAEGLTVLFISHKLGEVLSVADDITVIRRGTTVASVAPAETTPKQLAELMVGSELPSPETRESTVTDTPMLTVDGLHLSATDPDGVVRAVLDGIGFTIHKGEVLGIAGVEGNGQAELVEAIMGMRDPDGGTITLDGADISHAPTRKRREDGIGYVPEDRHRHGLLLEAPLWENRILGHVTEKPNSRGRLLDLKAARADTERIVTEYDVRTPGIEVTAASLSGGNQQKLIVGREMSHHPKLLIAAHPTRGVDVGAQAQIWDQIREARREGLAVLLISADLDELIGLSDTLRVMYRGRLVADADPATVTPEELGSAMTGAASGHLEHVEDGEGGDRE, encoded by the coding sequence ATCACAGCGTCCAGCAGCCCCCCGGCGGGGCGGGCCCCCGCCGCGGCCCCCGCCGTCGAACTCCGCGGCATCACCAAGCGGTTCCCCGGCGTCGTCGCCAACCACGACATCGACATCACCGTCCGGCGCGGCTCCGTGCACGCCCTGGTCGGCGAGAACGGCGCGGGCAAGTCCACCCTGATGAAGATCCTCTACGGCATGCAGAAGCCGGACGAGGGCACCATCGCCATCGACGGCGAGCAGGTGAGCTTCGCGACCCCCGCCGACGCCATCGCCCGCGGCATCGGCATGGTGCACCAGCACTTCATGCTCGCCGACAACCTCACCGTCCTGGAGAACATCGTCCTGGGCGCCGAGAAGCTGCACGGCATCGGCGCGGCGGCCCGCGCGGCCGTCCTGGCGGTCTCCGACCGGTACGGCCTCAACGTACGCCCCGACGTGCTGGTCGAGGACCTGGGCGTCGCCGACCGGCAGCGCGTGGAGATCCTCAAGGTCCTCTACCGCGGCGCCCGTACGCTCATCCTCGACGAGCCGACGGCCGTGCTGGTCCCGCAGGAGGTCGACGCGCTCTTCGACAACCTGCGCGAGCTCAAGGCCGAGGGCCTGACCGTCCTCTTCATCTCGCACAAGCTGGGCGAGGTCCTCTCCGTCGCCGACGACATCACCGTCATCCGGCGCGGCACGACCGTCGCCTCCGTGGCGCCCGCGGAGACCACCCCCAAGCAGCTCGCCGAGCTGATGGTCGGCAGCGAACTGCCCTCCCCGGAGACCCGCGAGTCCACCGTCACCGACACCCCCATGCTGACGGTCGACGGGCTGCACCTGAGCGCCACCGACCCCGACGGCGTCGTGCGCGCGGTCCTGGACGGCATCGGCTTCACCATCCACAAGGGCGAGGTCCTGGGCATCGCGGGCGTGGAGGGCAACGGCCAGGCCGAACTGGTCGAGGCCATCATGGGCATGCGCGACCCGGACGGCGGCACCATCACCCTGGACGGCGCCGACATCAGCCACGCGCCCACCCGCAAGCGGCGCGAGGACGGCATCGGGTACGTCCCCGAGGACCGGCACCGGCACGGCCTGCTGCTGGAGGCCCCGCTCTGGGAGAACCGCATCCTCGGCCACGTCACCGAGAAGCCCAACTCCAGGGGCCGGCTGCTGGACCTCAAGGCGGCCCGCGCCGACACCGAGCGGATCGTCACCGAGTACGACGTCCGCACCCCCGGCATCGAGGTCACCGCGGCCTCGCTCTCCGGCGGCAACCAGCAGAAGCTGATCGTCGGCCGCGAGATGAGCCACCACCCCAAGCTGCTGATCGCGGCGCACCCCACGCGCGGCGTGGACGTCGGCGCTCAGGCGCAGATCTGGGACCAGATCCGCGAGGCCCGCCGCGAGGGCCTGGCCGTACTGCTGATCTCCGCGGACCTGGACGAGCTGATCGGCCTGTCCGACACCCTGCGGGTGATGTACCGGGGCCGGCTGGTCGCGGACGCCGACCCCGCCACCGTCACCCCCGAGGAGTTGGGCTCGGCCATGACCGGCGCCGCCAGCGGCCACCTGGAGCACGTCGAGGACGGGGAAGGGGGTGACCGGGAGTGA
- a CDS encoding ABC transporter permease, with protein MKKIDRTKLTLGIAAPLLAIVAALLITSVIILATGKDPIHAYTVMVDFGSKSDSQVWIINKAVPYYLSALAVAIGFRMNLFNIGVDGQYRIAAFFAAVVGGALTLPGFLQIPLIVIVAMLVGSVWAGIAGVLKTTRGVSEVITTIMLNSIAAAVIGYFLQEGRLAVKDGNLFHTPDLPASSHFFTIPTQPDPLDGFLVVAAVAGVAYWFVLGRTRFGFDLRTVGRSESAAQAGGVSVKRMVVTSMLLSGAAAGLIGMPTLLGVSYNYGTDFPVGIGFTGIAIALLGRNHPLGMAAGALLWGFLERTGTQLEFEDYEQEIVGVMQGVIVLCVVIAYEVVRRYGLRIQQRKVGEELAAQARKTDKAEVSA; from the coding sequence GTGAAGAAGATCGACCGTACGAAGCTGACCCTGGGCATCGCGGCGCCGCTCCTCGCCATCGTCGCGGCCCTGCTCATCACCTCGGTGATCATCCTGGCCACCGGCAAGGACCCGATCCACGCCTACACCGTGATGGTGGACTTCGGCTCCAAGAGCGACAGCCAGGTCTGGATCATCAACAAGGCGGTGCCGTACTACCTCTCCGCGCTGGCCGTGGCCATCGGCTTCCGGATGAACCTCTTCAACATCGGCGTGGACGGCCAGTACCGCATCGCGGCCTTCTTCGCCGCGGTCGTCGGCGGCGCGCTCACCCTCCCCGGCTTCCTCCAGATCCCGCTGATCGTCATCGTGGCGATGCTGGTCGGCTCGGTCTGGGCGGGCATCGCGGGCGTACTGAAGACCACCCGCGGGGTCAGCGAGGTCATCACGACCATCATGCTGAACTCCATCGCGGCCGCCGTCATCGGCTACTTCCTCCAGGAAGGCCGGCTCGCGGTGAAGGACGGCAACCTCTTCCACACCCCGGACCTGCCGGCCTCCAGCCACTTCTTCACCATCCCGACCCAGCCGGACCCGCTCGACGGCTTCCTCGTCGTCGCGGCCGTCGCCGGCGTCGCGTACTGGTTCGTCCTCGGCCGCACCCGCTTCGGGTTCGACCTGCGGACCGTCGGCCGGTCGGAGTCCGCGGCCCAGGCGGGCGGCGTCAGCGTCAAGCGCATGGTCGTCACGTCCATGCTGCTGTCCGGCGCCGCCGCGGGCCTGATCGGCATGCCGACGCTGCTCGGCGTCTCGTACAACTACGGCACCGACTTCCCCGTCGGCATCGGCTTCACCGGCATCGCCATCGCGCTGCTCGGCCGCAACCACCCCCTCGGCATGGCCGCCGGCGCGCTGCTGTGGGGCTTCCTGGAACGCACCGGCACCCAGCTGGAGTTCGAGGACTACGAGCAGGAGATCGTCGGCGTGATGCAGGGCGTCATCGTCCTGTGCGTCGTCATCGCCTACGAGGTCGTACGCCGTTACGGCCTGCGGATCCAGCAGCGCAAGGTCGGCGAGGAACTCGCCGCGCAGGCCCGCAAGACCGACAAGGCGGAGGTGTCCGCGTGA